From the genome of Miscanthus floridulus cultivar M001 chromosome 10, ASM1932011v1, whole genome shotgun sequence, one region includes:
- the LOC136484795 gene encoding xylanase inhibitor protein 1-like — protein MASRRCPRQVDVALLAVAFVLISGLAAGPATAKQTNQVTVFWGRNKDEGSLREACDTGLYTTVIISFYSVFGHGRYWRGDLSGHQLSGVGADIKHCQSRGILVLLSIGGGGHDYSLPSSQSAADVADNLWNAHLGGRRRGVYRPFGDAAVSGIDFYIDNGEAADHYDELARRLARKGVRLTASPRCGCPDRRVDRALQTGLFERIHVRFYGDDKCSFKNGSTWGVVEEWNKWTARYPKTEVYLGLAAAESGVPDGAQGTIAVYLKYLYYLLLPEVQKARNYGGVMVWDRYEDKKTGYSGVVKGWA, from the coding sequence ATGGCGTCCCGAAGGTGTCCACGCCAAGTGGATGTGGCGCTCCTCGCGGTCGCATTCGTGCTCATCTCTGGCCTCGCCGCGGGCCCAGCCACGGCGAAGCAGACGAACCAGGTGACCGTCTTCTGGGGCCGGAACAAGGACGAGGGGTCCCTGCGCGAGGCCTGCGACACGGGGCTCTACACCACCGTCATCATCTCCTTCTACAGCGTGTTCGGCCACGGGCGCTACTGGCGGGGCGACCTGTCGGGCCACCAGCTGAGCGGCGTCGGCGCCGACATCAAGCACTGCCAGTCCAGAGGCATCCTCGTGCTCCTctccatcggcggcggcggccacgactACTCGCTCCCGTCCTCCCAGTCCGCGGCGGACGTCGCCGACAACCTGTGGAACGCGCACCTCGGCGGGCGGCGCCGCGGCGTGTACCGCCCGTTCGGCGACGCCGCCGTGAGCGGCATCGACTTCTACATCGACAACGGCGAGGCCGCCGACCACTACGACGAGCTGGCGCGCCGCCTTGCCCGGAAGGGGGTGCGGCTCACGGCGTCGCCGCGGTGCGGGTGCCCCGACCGGCGCGTCGACCGGGCGCTGCAGACGGGGCTGTTCGAGCGCATCCACGTCAGGTTCTACGGCGACGACAAGTGCTCCTTCAAGAACGGCAGCACCTGGGGCGTCGTGGAGGAGTGGAACAAGTGGACGGCGAGGTACCCCAAGACGGAGGTGTACCTCGGCCTCGCCGCGGCAGAGAGCGGCGTGCCGGATGGGGCGCAGGGCACTATCGCGGTCTACCTCAAGTATCTCTACTACCTCCTGCTGCCCGAGGTGCAGAAGGCGCGCAACTATGGCGGCGTCATGGTCTGGGACAGGTACGAGGACAAGAAGACCGGCTACAGCGGCGTCGTCAAGGGCTGGGCGTGA